From the genome of Zalophus californianus isolate mZalCal1 chromosome 5, mZalCal1.pri.v2, whole genome shotgun sequence:
GGGGTCGCCTCCTGCTTGCAGTCCTTCCAGGGCGTGTACGGATGGCGTGCCGGCCTCAGAATAGCCGTGCTTGAGCCAGATTACCATGTTGGCCTACATCGAGGATTAGGAGAGCAAGTGGCCCCAGGCCAGGACCCAGGGCAGCCCCGGGGAGTCTGCCGGCCCACCGGGGGCCCCCACATGGAGCCCTGCAGGGGCCAGCCCCAGGAGGGAGCAGCCACGGCTGGCCGCACACCCTCCcaggtctccctctgcccccaccgtCGGTTCTGGTCCTCCTCACGTGGGACGCCCCGTGGCTGGGTGGTGGCAGGGCGAGGAGCAGCCTTTGCCCCGTGTCCCCGACAGCAGCCTCGGGAGGGATTTAGTGCTCAGGCGgcgggggggcaggagggggtgagCTCCGGCTCTTGCAGAGCAGCCCCGGGCtgatcacagacctgcaccctgCCGGGAGGTGGGGCATGAGGACGAGCTGGGGGTGGTCGGGTGGGTGCgagctggcagggctggggtccTCTGGAGGGCCCTCAGCTCCCGGGGGCAACTGTCCGAGCCCTGTGCTGCGGGCCGGCCACTTGCCGGCTTCCCGGGGCCCGGCGAGCAGAGGGCGGAGCGTGCTGTGGTCCCGTGGTGTCAGCCCCACGTCCCGACCGCCTTGTGAGATCAGCCTCCGGTCCCCCATGGAGCCAGGAGCTGCAGTCCAGGGCTGGACAGCGGGGAGCCACACGGTGCGGCCGGAGCGGATTCTCGTCCAGGGCAGCCAGCTGTGCCCCGGCACGGCCTCGCTGACGTCTGTCTCCCTCGCCCGCAGGGATGTCAGGACCGAGGCCGGTCGTCCTGAGTGGACCGTCAGGGGCCGGGAAGAGCACCCTGCTGAAGAGACTCTTGCGGGAGCATGGCAGCGTCTTCGGCTTCAGCGTGTCCCGTGAGGCCCAGGCTGCGGTGGGGGTGCGGCGGGGGGTTTCAGCCATGCAGGGGTGGGGCCGGGCCCTGCTGACCCACATACCCACACACGCGGGGGAGGGGCCCCACGCCGCTGACCCTGACCTGCAGCCCCCCACACAGGGGCAGAGCCTGGCCCTGCAGGGGAGGCGTGAGTGGGGAGTGGGGTCAGGTGTCCCAGGTCGATCCCAGGCGCTTGTTCCTAGACACCACAAGGGACCCGCGGCCTGGAGAAGAGAATGGCAAAGGTGAGCTGGGCCTCGGCATCGGCGTGCCCGTCTGCAGGGTGGGCAGCGTGCTGGCGCTCGGGTGGACACGGGGTGGGGTCACCGCGGGGCATCTCTCTGGACCCATGCGAGCGTGCGTGGTTGACCCCGGGCTTCCTCTGTAGTGTCCACGGGGTCAGCCCCCGTAGCTTCCCCCGGGAAGCCCATGGTTTTCTGGCTCTCACGGCAGGGATGGTGTGAGAAAGTGCCGTCCGTACGTGTGTCCCCCCCTTGTCGGTGGGGCCGACAGGTCCACGGGGAAGCGGACCCTGGCCACGCTTGGTCCCCGAGCGCCCTGGGGCTCGGGCCGTGGGCAGGCCTCAGATAGCCCTCCTTGCAGATTACCACTTTGTGACGAGGGAGGTGATGCAGCGGGACATCGCCGCGGGCGACTTCATCGAGCACGCCGAGTTCTCAGGGAACCTGTATGGGACTAGGTGGGCCACCCTGGgcacctctcctccctcccaggggCTCCCCCTTTGGCTTGACCTAGGCAGGGGGTCTTGTGTGGGTTTTCCAAGGTGCCCACCACAGCAGGGGTCGAGACGGGGCAGCAGTTGGGGCCCTCCGGGCTGCCTCCTCCTGGCCACCTTGTGTGCCCCCGGCCAGGCCTCTGTGGGAACCACAGGTCCCCGGGGACGGTGCACCACAAGGACTTGGGGAATCCGGGTCCCCTAGGTGCACAGGCTGTACTGTGGCCTGCCTTCCTGCAGCCCCTGGGCGGGCGTGGGAGTGCCCCCCAGGCCACGGGGTCTCTGCCCACTCCTCCTACCTGGCTGGCAGGCCCTGCGCAGCGTCGTGGGCAGGCGGGCCCAGGCATGCCTCCGTGTGCAGCCTGTCCCTGAGCCTCCTGGCGAGGGTGAAGCAGCGACCCCACTGGACTTGTCTTGCTGCACCCTAGGCCCTAGGTACAGCTGGGCGGGAGGGGGTGCCCCAGAGGGATCACTGGGGCTGTTGGGCAGGCGAGTGCCTGCCGGGGCCCTCGTGCCGCTAACCACAGCCATCCTCGGCCCGGCAGAGGGCCCAGCACGCAGATGCtgcagaaggggaggagaagttGGGGTCTGGGTACGTCCCTGTGGGCACTGTGGCCAGGCTCACGCCCAGCGCAGGccagtgggggaggcaggagcCCAGGACATGGACAGCAATGGTCCTGCGGAGGCCCTTTGAGGCCTTGGGGGGGCTGCTGGGCCCAGACAGCCCCGCTGAGCGGTTCCTGCGCCTCTGTCCTCCAGCAAAGCTGCTGTGCGGGCAGTGCAGGCCATGAACCGCATCTGCGTGCTGGACGTGGACCTGCAGGGTGTGCGCAACATCAAGAAGACGGACCTGCAGCCCATCTACATCTTCGTGCAGCCACCCTCGCTGGACGTGCTGGTGGGGGCGCTGGGCCGAAGttggggggggctgggggcaggggtgcagccGCCCACGCCGGccggccggcgggggggggggggccaggcaGGACGCAGGCGACCCCAGAGACCCTGACCCTCCTCCGTGTTTTAGGAGCAGCGGTTGCGGCAGCGGAACACGGAGACAGAGGAGAGCCTGGCCAAGCGGCTGGCGGCCGCTCAGGTTGACCTGGAGAGCAGTGAGTGTGGGCCCTGGCCGCCGGGTGTCCCCCCGTCTCAGCCGGCACGGGTCGCCGTGGAGGAGCCCCAGAGCCTGCACTgaccctgtccccccaccccaggcaaggAGCAGGGCTTGTTTGACCTGGTCATCGTCAACGACAACCTGGACGCGGCCTATCGGGCCCTGGAGGAGGCTCTGGCCGAGGTGGGCTTCGCAGGGGGCGGGACTCAGCCCTGTGTTGCACACGGCAGGGGGGGCTGGGCAGGCCGCGTGGCTGTCAGCCCGCACTGGGTGAGCCCCTCCTTCTCTGTCCACGGCAGGAAATCAAGAAGGCTCAGAGGACCAGCCGCTCCTGAGCAGGACCAGCAGCTGCGTACTCCCTGCTGGGGACTGCGCTCACCTCAGCTAGCGCCCAGACTGCCGCGGCCAGAGGACCctggcctccccttccccctctgccgTGGGAGCTGGGTCAGGGTGTAATAAAGAACTGCTGGGCAGCAGTGTCCGTGAGCCACGGCATCTTGTCCTGGGCGTTGGGGATGGGGCCGTGCCTCCACAGTGGACCCCCGCTCCCGGCAGCCCCCAGACTCCCTGGACTCTACTTGCTGGGGCTTCCTTTGCCCTGTCTTCACAGCAGGGAGACCCTTGGTTGCtggcgggtggggggggtccCCTGCAGCTGGGCTGGGGCCCCGGTCGGCGTGGAGGAGCCTGCTGGACAACAGCTGCTTCTCCCACTGGCTCGTGGAGGTGCCCTGAGGCCTTGTGTGGGGAGAAGGACCCGGAGCTCATCCTGCTGGagccccctcccttcctgctcGTCCCTGCCCTGGGTCGGGCTGGCTCAGGAACAGCCACTGCTGACCGGGAGGGAAGCCAAAGCCCTGCATCGTGCCGCGTGCCGTCCTCTGCCTCGTGCGTGGTCCCCCTGGCGCCCGGTCCGGTCCCCGTGTTCCAGGGAGGACACTGTGGAGGGTCGGAGAGGGGCTGTCCCTCAGCCCTGGTCCGTGCCCGGGCCCTGCTCCGGTGGTGGGAGCCTGGCGTGGGTGCAGGCCGGCCACACCAGCCGGCAGAGGGTTACTGggcatccccccccccgcccccaggccagAAGGCAGGTGAGGCGGCCCAGACTAGGCCCAGACTACTGTGCGGAGGGAGGGGGGCGAGCAGGGGaggccccttccctctctgggccctgtCCAGCCCCAGGGACAATCGGGAATTCAGACCCCAGGCCTCGGGGGGAACAATGGAGCCCTTGAAGGCCCTCCCCCCGCATTGTGCTTGGTGGTGAGAGGTGGCCCTGGGTCAGGCCCAGGACCCGGCCAGGCACACACCCTGCGAGGGCCAGTGTCCAGCCGGCTGGCAGGTGGAAGGGCTCAGGGACTCCCATTTCCTGGCCTGGAAAAGGTAGGGCACTGCCCAGGGGACCAGGCGGGGGCAGCTGTGTGGGGACAAAGGTGATGCACCCTGTCTGTGGGCCCAGGGTCTCGGGCTCAGGAGAGGCACGCGGGGGACACCAGGTACTGTGCCTGGTCGGACCGCCCTCTCTTCTCGGGGGACAAAATGGcatggtgggggaggtggggcccCAGGGCTGCTCAGGCCAGCTGGTGAgcgggaagggaagggggtgcaCCGGGGACCTTCCCCAGCAGCTGGGGCTCCTCAGCTGTGCCGCTCCGGCCAGGCAGCTGCAGTGTGTCTGGAGGCTGGGCCTCAGACGGTTCCGGCCctgtgggaggctggggaggcctACCCCGCACACATGGGCAGACGCACCAGGGTGGGTGCACCTGCGTGCCCGGCACACCGCTCCTGACCCCGCCTGGGGCTCCTTCCCGTAAGTCCTCGGGGGTGCCTGCTAGACCGCAGGTGCTCAGGTCTGGGCCCCAAGGGTCACCAGGAGCAGACCAGACCCCTGTTGTCCAGGAGCGGCCCCCAGGGTGCCACAGATGTGAGTGGGCGGGCGGGCGGCCCCGGGCGGGGCGCCAGACGTGTGGGGCGTGGGGTCTGGACGGGGTGGCGGCACTTTTGGGAGGGGTGGAGGCCCCTGCACGGTGGTGCTCTCACAGgtcccagccctctccccacgCCAGGGCCCCCGGGCTCCCTgccacagcagccccaggaagcgCCGCGGCGCCCTCCCTAGACCTGGCCCCTGCGGGACGAGCACGCTCACTGATGGACGCAGAGCGGGGCTGCAGGGTGGAGCGCCTTGCCGGCGCAGCCAACCTCCCCGGGTCCGGGTCATCCTGCCCCTGCTGAGCACCCGtgtgactgggggggggggggggggctttgcgTGTGTGAGCGAGGGTGAGGGGGTGCGTGGCGCACACGTGCGCGTGCCGGGGTCTGTATGTGGACCCTGTGAGGGTGGGGGCTCCCTGGGGCAGACCCCacag
Proteins encoded in this window:
- the GUK1 gene encoding guanylate kinase: MLRRPLAGLAAAALGRVPSDGMSGPRPVVLSGPSGAGKSTLLKRLLREHGSVFGFSVSHTTRDPRPGEENGKDYHFVTREVMQRDIAAGDFIEHAEFSGNLYGTSKAAVRAVQAMNRICVLDVDLQGVRNIKKTDLQPIYIFVQPPSLDVLEQRLRQRNTETEESLAKRLAAAQVDLESSKEQGLFDLVIVNDNLDAAYRALEEALAEEIKKAQRTSRS